A DNA window from Streptomyces asoensis contains the following coding sequences:
- a CDS encoding protease inhibitor: MRNTARWAATLGLTAATVCGSLTGSALAAPAAAPTSLYAPSALVLTVGHGESAATADAARAVTLNCAPAPSGTHPAAALACAELRAAGGDLDVLAGPGGAMCTKQYDPVVVTVDGVWRGKRVSFERAFANECVKNAAASSLFAF, encoded by the coding sequence ATGCGGAACACCGCGCGCTGGGCAGCGACCCTCGGCCTCACGGCCGCCACCGTCTGCGGATCCCTCACCGGATCCGCGCTCGCCGCCCCGGCCGCAGCGCCCACCTCCCTGTACGCCCCCTCGGCACTCGTGCTGACGGTGGGCCACGGAGAGAGCGCCGCCACCGCCGACGCGGCCCGGGCCGTCACCCTGAACTGCGCCCCGGCCCCCTCGGGCACCCACCCGGCGGCCGCCCTCGCCTGCGCCGAGCTGCGGGCCGCCGGCGGTGACCTCGACGTCCTGGCCGGACCCGGTGGCGCCATGTGCACCAAGCAGTACGACCCGGTGGTCGTCACCGTCGACGGCGTCTGGCGGGGCAAGCGCGTCTCCTTCGAGCGCGCCTTCGCCAACGAATGCGTGAAGAACGCTGCCGCGAGCAGCCTCTTCGCGTTCTGA